The Brasilonema sennae CENA114 genome includes a region encoding these proteins:
- a CDS encoding SDR family oxidoreductase, which translates to MILVTGATGQLGTAVVQNLLKKTSANQIAALVRDESKASALKDNGVDIRVGNYDDTASLDKAMQGIETVLLIAGTDEDNRIKQHQNVVDAAKKAGVECVAYTSRSLKDRNTLANKLMEGHFQTEDYIKECGLNYALFRNVLYMDTIPQFVGERVFDTGINLPTDQGRVPFALRSEMGEAIANALLESGCSNRIYKLTSCESYSFDNVAATLSDLSGKEVDYTPTEKSAFETQMKERGVPETMIERVTGFLTDIKNGQEEEVSPDMENLLGRKPASLKEGLKVLFNF; encoded by the coding sequence ATGATCTTGGTAACAGGAGCCACCGGACAGTTGGGTACAGCAGTAGTCCAAAATCTACTGAAAAAAACATCCGCCAACCAAATTGCCGCACTTGTGCGTGATGAAAGTAAAGCCTCTGCCCTGAAAGACAACGGGGTAGACATCCGCGTCGGCAACTACGATGATACGGCTTCACTCGACAAAGCGATGCAGGGAATTGAAACGGTTTTGCTGATCGCCGGAACGGATGAAGATAACCGCATAAAGCAACACCAAAATGTCGTGGATGCCGCAAAAAAAGCAGGGGTTGAATGTGTCGCCTACACCAGTCGATCGTTGAAAGACCGAAACACGTTGGCAAACAAGTTGATGGAAGGTCATTTTCAGACGGAAGACTATATCAAGGAGTGTGGGTTGAACTATGCTCTATTTCGCAATGTCTTGTATATGGACACCATTCCGCAGTTCGTAGGGGAAAGAGTTTTTGATACGGGTATCAACTTACCAACTGATCAGGGAAGAGTCCCTTTTGCTCTTAGAAGCGAAATGGGAGAAGCCATTGCGAATGCACTGTTAGAGAGCGGTTGCAGTAACCGAATCTACAAACTCACTTCCTGTGAGTCCTATTCCTTTGACAATGTTGCGGCTACCCTTTCCGACTTATCAGGCAAAGAGGTAGATTATACACCTACTGAGAAATCAGCATTTGAGACGCAAATGAAAGAACGCGGCGTCCCCGAAACTATGATTGAGAGGGTAACAGGTTTTCTAACCGACATTAAAAACGGGCAGGAAGAAGAAGTAAGCCCCGACATGGAAAACCTGCTTGGGCGAAAGCCTGCATCGCTTAAAGAGGGGTTAAAAGTTCTTTTCAATTTCTGA
- a CDS encoding VOC family protein, protein MTVKTVTHLNFRGDARDALEFYHAVFGGDQMIVSYKEARNVQDPSEADQVMWGQVAADSGFRVMAYDVPSRMPWNRGENSFFVSLRGNAAEEITTYWEKLSEGATVLQPLAPASWSALYGMLKDRFGITWVLDVVNESAAS, encoded by the coding sequence ATGACTGTAAAAACTGTAACTCATTTGAACTTCCGAGGCGATGCGCGCGATGCGCTCGAATTCTACCATGCTGTCTTTGGCGGCGATCAGATGATCGTATCGTACAAGGAAGCCAGGAATGTCCAAGACCCGTCCGAGGCGGACCAAGTAATGTGGGGGCAGGTGGCCGCCGATAGCGGCTTCCGCGTGATGGCGTACGACGTGCCGTCGCGGATGCCGTGGAACCGTGGGGAGAATTCGTTCTTCGTCTCGCTACGCGGCAACGCAGCCGAAGAGATCACCACGTACTGGGAAAAGCTTTCCGAAGGCGCAACTGTCCTGCAGCCGCTCGCGCCTGCATCGTGGTCTGCTCTCTACGGAATGCTGAAAGACCGGTTCGGCATCACCTGGGTCTTGGACGTCGTGAACGAATCCGCCGCGTCCTGA